ATCTCCTCGGCCTCACGCTCCGCCCGGGCGATGACGCCGCGCGCTTCGTGCTCCACGCTCAGGAGGCGGTCGATGACGTCGCTCACTGCTCCTCCTCCTGCGCGCCGACGATGGCGGCGATCAGCTCATCGGCGGCACGCACGGCGACCAGCCGGTCGTAGAGCCCGGGCATCTGCATGAGCGTGCCGATGTCGGCGAGCACCTCGACGTTGGGGCCGGGATTGTGGGCTTCGGCGACGACCAGGAAGACCAGGTGCACGGGCCGCCCGTCCGCCGAGTCGAACTCGACCCCGTCTCGGCTCACGCCCACCGCAACGGCCACCCCACGGATGCCCTCATGCCGGGCATGCGGGATGGCCACGCCGGAGCCGATGCCCGTGCTGCCCTTGTCTTCGCGCGCGTAAAGGGCGTCCAGGAGCGCCTCGCGGTCCCGTGCCCGGCCGGTTCGCACGA
The nucleotide sequence above comes from Candidatus Brocadiaceae bacterium. Encoded proteins:
- a CDS encoding PTS sugar transporter subunit IIA, coding for MKVPLEAVDKEEAIAELLELLVRTGRARDREALLDALYAREDKGSTGIGSGVAIPHARHEGIRGVAVAVGVSRDGVEFDSADGRPVHLVFLVVAEAHNPGPNVEVLADIGTLMQMPGLYDRLVAVRAADELIAAIVGAQEEEQ